A single genomic interval of Methanophagales archaeon harbors:
- a CDS encoding peroxiredoxin, producing MEEKIGMPLIGEEFPDMEVQTTHGKKKLPEEYKGKWFVLFSHPADFTPVCTTEFVAFQRRFEEFKKLGCELIGLSIDQVFSHLKWVEWIKENLGEEIKFPIIADDTGRVAKLLGLIHPNKGTNTVRAVFAVDPDGIIRAMIYYPQELGRNMDEILRMVRGLQTSDEHGVAIPANWPDNELIGDEVIIPPASDEQTAKERVKQYECFDWWFCHKKLDMMEEGK from the coding sequence ATGGAAGAAAAAATAGGGATGCCCCTGATTGGGGAGGAATTTCCGGATATGGAAGTACAGACGACACATGGAAAGAAGAAACTGCCAGAGGAGTATAAGGGCAAATGGTTTGTCCTGTTCAGTCATCCTGCTGATTTTACGCCCGTATGCACGACCGAGTTTGTGGCGTTTCAAAGACGATTTGAAGAGTTTAAAAAGCTGGGCTGCGAATTGATAGGATTGAGCATAGACCAGGTATTCAGCCACCTGAAATGGGTGGAATGGATAAAGGAGAACCTGGGCGAGGAGATAAAGTTTCCAATTATTGCGGACGATACAGGCAGAGTGGCAAAGCTGCTGGGGCTCATCCATCCAAACAAGGGAACAAATACAGTTAGAGCTGTATTTGCCGTTGACCCAGATGGAATCATAAGAGCCATGATTTATTATCCACAGGAGCTTGGTAGGAACATGGATGAAATATTGCGAATGGTACGCGGTCTTCAAACCAGCGATGAACACGGTGTTGCGATACCTGCAAATTGGCCTGATAACGAGTTAATTGGTGATGAGGTGATAATTCCACCGGCATCGGATGAGCAAACCGCGAAAGAACGAGTCAAGCAATACGAATGCTTTGACTGGTGGTTCTGTCACAAGAAGCTGGACATGATGGAGGAAGGTAAATAA
- a CDS encoding ferritin yields MLSEKMQDALNGQLNKEMYSAYLYLAMSAYSTYIGLKGFANWFMVQYQEEMMHAMKIYDYINDQGGQVKLMAIEQPLTEFESPMDMFEKTLEHEKFITKSINELVDLAIAEKDHATNIFLQWFVTEQIEEESNDKDIIARLKLIGKDGNGLLMLDKELAARVFTPPATAEGI; encoded by the coding sequence ATGCTAAGCGAGAAGATGCAGGATGCATTGAATGGGCAGCTCAACAAGGAGATGTATTCTGCGTATCTCTATCTGGCGATGTCGGCATACAGCACGTATATCGGGCTGAAAGGGTTTGCCAACTGGTTCATGGTTCAGTACCAGGAGGAGATGATGCACGCGATGAAAATCTACGATTATATTAATGACCAGGGCGGACAGGTAAAGCTTATGGCGATTGAGCAGCCGTTGACCGAATTTGAGTCACCCATGGATATGTTTGAGAAGACATTGGAGCATGAGAAGTTCATCACGAAGAGCATAAATGAACTTGTTGACCTCGCAATTGCCGAGAAGGACCACGCTACGAACATCTTTCTTCAATGGTTCGTTACTGAACAGATAGAAGAAGAGAGTAACGACAAAGATATTATCGCCAGGTTGAAACTCATAGGAAAAGACGGTAATGGGTTACTCATGCTTGACAAGGAACTGGCAGCACGTGTATTTACACCACCTGCGACTGCTGAGGGGATTTGA
- a CDS encoding FprA family A-type flavoprotein, with product MANAIIIYESRSGNTEMMAKAIVAGLEEAGVDVELKRAVRAKADDLKDMDAVVLGSPTYVRSLIAAMKTFLFEMEKADLKGKVGAAFGSYGWSGESIEILTETMKNLAGMNVIEPGLRIKGRPTEQGLKECREFGKKIAEKIK from the coding sequence ATGGCAAACGCGATAATAATTTATGAATCCCGTTCAGGCAACACGGAAATGATGGCAAAAGCTATCGTAGCTGGACTGGAAGAGGCAGGCGTAGACGTTGAATTGAAAAGGGCTGTACGTGCAAAGGCTGATGACCTCAAAGACATGGATGCGGTGGTCCTCGGCTCGCCGACGTATGTTCGCAGTTTGATAGCGGCAATGAAGACGTTTCTTTTTGAGATGGAGAAAGCGGACCTGAAAGGAAAGGTTGGTGCGGCATTCGGGTCTTACGGCTGGAGCGGCGAATCAATTGAGATACTGACAGAAACGATGAAGAATCTCGCGGGGATGAACGTGATAGAACCAGGACTGAGAATAAAAGGCAGACCAACCGAACAAGGCTTGAAGGAATGCCGGGAGTTCGGCAAGAAAATTGCCGAGAAGATAAAATAA
- a CDS encoding FprA family A-type flavoprotein: protein MSLGRELKPNIYAVGAIDWDRRLFDELIPLPDGTSYNSYLIKGSEKTALIDTVDPTMMDVLVRNLRGLEVGGIDYVVANHAEQDHSGSLPKILDLYPGAKVVCTPKCKDLLMDLLLIPEDKFITVADGETLSLGNKTLEFIHAPWVHWPETMLTYLREDHVIFTCDFLGSHLATSGLFVTDEARVYEAAKRYYAEIMMPFRTTIRKNLERIKSLEIEIIAPSHGPAYDKPEFILNAYRDWTSDAVKNEVIIPYISMHGSTKKMVDYFTEALIDRGITVKQFNLSEPDIGKLAMALVDAATVVLGSPTVLVGPHPKVVYAACLANALRPKLKFASIIGSYGWGGRMVEQLTGMLPNLKLEILEPVVIKGVPKEADFGALDRLADEIMNKHKELG from the coding sequence ATGAGCCTTGGAAGAGAATTAAAACCGAACATTTACGCAGTAGGAGCAATTGACTGGGACCGGCGATTATTTGACGAACTAATTCCGCTACCAGATGGAACGAGTTATAATTCCTATTTGATAAAAGGAAGTGAGAAGACAGCTTTGATAGACACGGTTGACCCGACCATGATGGATGTACTGGTAAGAAACCTTAGAGGTCTTGAAGTTGGCGGTATAGATTATGTCGTTGCCAATCACGCCGAGCAGGACCATTCGGGCTCATTACCAAAAATACTCGATTTATATCCCGGTGCTAAGGTGGTTTGCACACCGAAATGTAAGGACTTGCTTATGGATCTGCTCTTAATACCTGAGGATAAGTTCATAACCGTGGCTGACGGGGAGACCCTGTCACTGGGCAACAAGACACTGGAGTTCATCCATGCACCGTGGGTTCACTGGCCAGAGACGATGCTGACATATCTGAGAGAAGACCACGTGATTTTCACCTGCGATTTCCTTGGCTCGCATCTGGCAACCAGCGGCCTGTTTGTGACCGACGAGGCGAGGGTCTATGAGGCAGCCAAGCGATACTATGCGGAGATTATGATGCCTTTCCGGACAACAATCAGGAAAAATTTAGAGCGGATAAAAAGTTTGGAGATAGAGATAATCGCACCAAGTCATGGTCCCGCTTATGATAAGCCCGAATTTATTCTCAATGCTTACAGGGACTGGACTTCTGACGCAGTGAAGAATGAGGTGATTATCCCCTACATCTCGATGCACGGTAGCACGAAGAAGATGGTGGATTACTTCACAGAGGCGTTGATTGACCGAGGAATAACAGTAAAGCAGTTCAATCTGTCAGAACCTGATATCGGGAAACTGGCGATGGCATTGGTAGATGCTGCTACGGTTGTGCTCGGGTCTCCAACAGTTCTGGTCGGACCACACCCGAAAGTCGTTTATGCCGCCTGTCTTGCAAATGCCCTGAGACCAAAACTGAAGTTCGCATCTATCATCGGGTCTTATGGTTGGGGTGGCAGGATGGTAGAACAACTTACGGGAATGTTACCCAATTTGAAGTTGGAAATACTGGAGCCGGTTGTGATTAAAGGAGTCCCGAAAGAAGCGGATTTTGGTGCTCTGGACAGATTAGCTGATGAAATTATGAACAAGCATAAGGAGCTGGGTTAA
- a CDS encoding IS5/IS1182 family transposase, with product YPLSIFNRSNPEKEKEFYKGLVKSLKAILENWEKYKPIRGMIEHIFKLAENTFSLNNLHRYTKRSVKKFVCLHVLLVGIVVSLGINPKEELQKIADW from the coding sequence TATCCTCTCTCCATTTTCAACCGTTCCAATCCAGAGAAGGAAAAGGAATTTTATAAAGGCTTAGTGAAGAGTTTAAAGGCAATACTTGAAAATTGGGAGAAATATAAGCCGATCAGAGGCATGATAGAGCATATATTCAAATTAGCGGAAAATACTTTCTCTTTAAACAATTTGCATCGCTATACGAAGCGTTCAGTCAAAAAATTCGTCTGTTTGCATGTACTTTTGGTAGGGATAGTGGTTTCGTTGGGTATTAACCCAAAGGAGGAATTACAGAAGATTGCTGACTGGTAG
- a CDS encoding rubredoxin, producing MSKWKCTVCGYIYDEEEEGTKFEDLPDDWVCPACGVGKEVFEKED from the coding sequence ATGTCAAAATGGAAATGTACCGTATGTGGGTATATCTATGATGAGGAAGAGGAGGGTACGAAGTTTGAGGATTTACCCGATGATTGGGTATGCCCTGCGTGTGGTGTGGGCAAAGAAGTGTTTGAGAAGGAGGATTAA